A single genomic interval of Carassius auratus strain Wakin chromosome 30, ASM336829v1, whole genome shotgun sequence harbors:
- the LOC113049654 gene encoding prolactin receptor-like produces the protein MWRDAEQALTLMWLLSWTSHSVCHSPPGRPRLTRCRSPEKETFTCWWEPGSTGGLATSYQLYYRKESSLEVFECPDYHKAGNNSCYFDKQHTSIWIIYNITVVASNALGKAYSESVEVDVMDIVQPHPLETVNVTFVQTTNSPYFLVQWQPPHDADTRSGWVTIKYEVRLKIENSGDKEDSSWESYSAGEQLEFSIYSPQPGASYVVQVRCKLDHGLWSEWSPSAFIQVPDNMPDTQNAVMIIAVTLTVIIFLLTAGALTVKMKPMKHFLLPPVPEPKIYGLDTQLLKSGKSEEIFSALITPGYPQIVQSSDRQVEYLVVSNYDEEMDFDGKAHLEDPKGENRPTDTAQKVSQNSIKISLNSSQVLNTTLSKNDHSGTVSNELSVLGEPQQLLHLKCNGSPVKAQDQNTQMSSSSNCEHVSINTAGLTEYVEVDEDQKPLVREDYSMVSDIISDNILVLQDSIPVEGHKEVKCDKTSEPLGYLETLTTFSSES, from the exons ATGTGGAGAGATGCAGAGCAGGCCCTGACTCTGATGTGGCTCCTCTCTTGGACCTCACACAGCGTGT GTCATTCTCCTCCGGGGAGGCCCAGACTAACAAGATGTCGTTCACCTGAGAAAGAGACTTTCACTTGCTGGTGGGAGCCTGGATCAACAGGTGGACTGGCCACCAGCTACCAGCTTTATTACAGGAAAGAGAG TTCTTTGGAAGTCTTTGAATGTCCGGATTATCATAAGGCGGGAAACAATTCCTGTTATTTTGATAAGCAACACACGTCTATTTGGATCATATACAACATCACAGTGGTGGCCTCCAATGCACTGGGAAAAGCCTATTCGGAATCTGTAGAAGTTGATGTTATGGATATCG TGCAGCCTCACCCTCTAGAGACTGTGAATGTGACTTTCGTGCAGACCACGAACAGCCCCTATTTCCTGGTGCAGTGGCAGCCTCCGCATGACGCAGACACACGTTCAGGGTGGGTAACAATCAAATATGAAGTTCGCCTAAAAATTGAGAACAGCGGAGACAAGGAGGACAGCAGCTGGGAG TCATATAGTGCTGGAGAACAATTGGAGTTTAGCATCTACAGTCCGCAGCCTGGAGCAAGTTACGTTGTGCAAGTGCGCTGTAAACTAGACCACGGCCTCTGGAGTGAATGGAGCCCCTCTGCATTCATCCAGGTTCCAGACA ATATGCCTGACACACAGAATGCCGTTATGATTATCGCCGTCACGCTAACTGTCATCATTTTCCTGTTGACTGCAGGAGCACTGACAGTCAAGATGAAACC GATGAAGCATTTTTTACTGCCACCAGTTCCAGAACCGAAAATTTATGGCTTAGACACTCAGCTCCTGAAG aGTGGGAAGTCTGAGGAGATCTTCAGTGCTCTGATCACTCCAGGATATCCTCAGATAGTCCAGAGTTCAGACCGTCAGGTGGAGTATCTTGTGGTCTCCAACTATGATGAGGAAATGGATTTTGATGGCAAAGCTCATCTTGAGGACCCAAAGGGAGAAAATCGTCCCACAGATACTGCACAAAAGGTCTCTCAGAACAGCATCAAGATCTCACTGAACAGCAGTCAGGTTCTAAATACAACACTGAGCAAAAATGACCACTCTGGGACCGTTTCCAATGAGCTAAGTGTCCTTGGAGAACCTCAACAACTACTTCACCTTAAGTGCAATGGCTCACCAGTAAAAGCCCAGGACCAAAACACTCAGATGAGCTCCAGTAGTAATTGTGAGCACGTCAGCATCAACACTGCTGGACTTACGGAGTACGTCGAGGTTGATGAAGACCAGAAACCTCTGGTCAGGGAGGACTACAGTATGGTCAGTGACATTATCAGTGATAACATCCTTGTACTACAAGACAGCATCCCTGTAGAGGGACACAAAGAGGTCAAATGTGACAAAACATCTGAACCTCTGGGATACTTGGAAACCCTGACAACATTTTCAAGTGAATCTTGA
- the LOC113049653 gene encoding selenocysteine insertion sequence-binding protein 2-like isoform X2 — MEDHLKRAPYKNKTCQSSPDDWFKRRQRSVDNQHDTTPRTHINNSSSQTNKSASPKTHRGLNDGSNKQTGKILKDNRAEPSSQDKRISRRSTDRGYRGTKPSPNPAERAKSAISCSSTFEMKLADFPELGDIPLSNPTVASLHQEAWVCAGSVMPAEHQSSPAPICKNVPKRRTKSAQQVPPSGKCDMSTAVTADQDSLVSSPTGSSAQSWANVASQPPRVIQKSLKASTLSEEDLTTQPVEQKTEKKKRKKKKKSKIASENTDETLEEHQIQQEPPKFEDEEEFPDLSLAFELKGHSVAQKEGLSLRKGTTSTSASSDPKKTQTSQKKSKVPVKLDLGNMLAVLEEKQQSQKSKQDQRPLTLSVGGALPVVHKEPTVPKKSRQQEKTPHNPLDSTCPSVKKGKQREVPKAKKPTPLKRVILREREERKQNRLLEERDPAREAAEAGEKETSTSENPSETSIADHDQDLHTDIDDNPELVGTEESESGQPGSPTHHKLDESISENGTLKSWNPNSNPSLPKIHSRKFRDYCNQVLRKDVDECVSSLLKELVRFQDRLYQKDPMKARMKRRLVMGLREVLKHLKLRKVKCVIISPNCERIQSKGGLDEALHTIIDTCRDQGVPFVFALSRKALGRCVNKAVPVSLVGIFNYDGAQDHYHKMIELSAEARKAYEVMIANLEAVSQEEQEEQEEVEPSGEPSGTEEPEYMKVWKKMLEKDYNHPFLNFEERFSSISISSEQLLDDHEGS, encoded by the exons ATGGAGGATCATTTAAAAAG AGCTCCATATAAAAACAAGACATGCCAGTCGTCACCAGATGACTGGTTCAAGAGAAGGCAGAGATCAGTGGACAATCAGCATGACACAACCCCAAGGACACACATCAACAACAGCAGCTCTCAAACCAACAAGAGCGCTAGTCCCAAAACCCACCGTGGTCTCAACGATGGTTCAAACAAGCAAACTGGAAAG ATACTGAAGGACAACAGAGCTGAGCCTTCCTCTCAGGACAAAAGAATCAGCAGGAGATCAACAGACAGAG GTTACAGAGGGACCAAACCTTCCCCAAACCCCGCAGAGAGAGCCAAATCAGCCATTTCCTGTAGTAGCACATTTGAAATGAAACTTGCTGATTTCCCTGAATTAGGTGATATCCCACTGAGCAACCCTACAGTAGCGTCGCTGCACCAGGAAGCATGGGTCTGTGCTGGTTCAGTCATGCCAGCGGAGCATCAGAGTTCACCGGCACCCATCTGTAAG aatgtaCCAAAGCGAAGAACCAAGTCAGCACAGCAAGTCCCACCCAGTGGAAAGTGTGACATGTCCACAGCTGTCACAGCAG ATCAGGACAGTCTAGTATCCAGTCCCACTGGATCTTCTGCTCAGTCCTGGGCAAACGTTGCCTCTCAGCCTCCCAGAGTCATCCAGAAAAGCCTCAAAGCCAGCACACTGTCTGAG GAGGATTTAACTACACAGCCAGtagaacagaaaacagaaaagaagaagaggaagaaaaagaagaaatctaaaattgcatctgaaaacacagatGAGACCTTAGAGGAACATCAGATACAGCAGGAGCCTCCGAAGTTTGAG gaCGAAGAAGAGTTTCCAGACCTGTCACTTGCATTT GAACTGAAAGGACATTCAGTAGCACAAAAAGAGGGTTTGTCCTTACGCAAAGGCACTACATCCACTTCTGCGTCCAGTGACCCTAAGAAAACACAG ACTAGTCAGAAGAAGTCAAAGGTTCCTGTAAAGCTTGACCTTGGAAACATGCTGGCCGTTCTTGAGGAGAAGCAACAGTCTCAGAAGTCCAAACAAGACCAGCGACCACTAACACTTTCAG TTGGAGGAGCTCTCCCTGTAGTCCACAAAGAACCTACCGTTCCGAAAAAGTCGAGGCAGCAAGAGAAGACACCGCACAACCCGCTGGACTCCACCTGTCCGTCAGTGAAGAAGGGGAAACAGCGAGAAGTTCCCAAGGCCAAAAAACCAACACCGCTCAAAAGA GTCATTCTTCGGGAGAGAGAGGAAAGGAAACAGAACCGCCTGCTGGAGGAGAGAGACCCGGCCCGAGAGGCAGCCGAGGCTGGAGAAAAGGAAACTAGTACTAGTGAGAATCCTTCTGAAACCAGCATTGCTGACCATGACCAAGATCTTCACACAG ATATAGATGACAACCCTGAACTCGTTGGTACGGAGGAGTCCGAGAGTGGCCAGCCTGGTTCACCGACTCATCACAAGTTGGATGAAAGCATTTCAGAAAATGGAACACTAAAATCCTGGAATCCTAATTCCAATCCCAGTCTTCCTAAAATCCACAGCAGGAAGTTCAGAGA CTACTGCAACCAAGTGCTTAGGAAAGATGTAGATGAATGTGTGAGCAGCTTACTGAAGGAGCTGGTGAGGTTTCAGGATCGTCTTTATCAGAAAGACCCCATGAAGGCCAGGATGAAGCGCAGGCTGGTCATGGGCCTACGAGAGGTGCTGAAACACCTCAAACTCAGGAAGGTCAAGTGCGTAATCATCTCGCCCAACTGTGAACGCATTCAGTCCAAAG GCGGTCTAGACGAGGCTCTTCACACGATCATCGACACATGCCGGGATCAGGGCGTCCCGTTTGTGTTTGCCTTGTCAAGGAAGGCGCTGGGCCGCTGTGTTAATAAAGCTGTGCCTGTTAGCTTGGTGGGCATCTTTAACTATGATGGGGCACAG GACCACTATCACAAAATGATTGAGTTATCGGCTGAGGCCAGGAAGGCCTATGAGGTGATGATTGCAAATCTGGAGGCTGTATCACAGGAAGagcaggaggagcaggaggaggtgGAGCCGTCAGGAGAACCTTCTGGAACTGAAGAGCCCGAGTACA TGAAAGTCTGGAAGAAAATGCTCGAGAAAGATTACAACCACCCTTTCCTTAATTTTGAGGAGCGGTTTTCATCCATTTCTATTAGTTCAGAGCAGCTGCTGGATGACCATGAAGGAAGTTGA
- the LOC113049653 gene encoding selenocysteine insertion sequence-binding protein 2-like isoform X1 produces the protein MEDHLKRAPYKNKTCQSSPDDWFKRRQRSVDNQHDTTPRTHINNSSSQTNKSASPKTHRGLNDGSNKQTGKILKDNRAEPSSQDKRISRRSTDRGYRGTKPSPNPAERAKSAISCSSTFEMKLADFPELGDIPLSNPTVASLHQEAWVCAGSVMPAEHQSSPAPICKNVPKRRTKSAQQVPPSGKCDMSTAVTADQDSLVSSPTGSSAQSWANVASQPPRVIQKSLKASTLSEEDLTTQPVEQKTEKKKRKKKKKSKIASENTDETLEEHQIQQEPPKFEDEEEFPDLSLAFELKGHSVAQKEGLSLRKGTTSTSASSDPKKTQQTSQKKSKVPVKLDLGNMLAVLEEKQQSQKSKQDQRPLTLSVGGALPVVHKEPTVPKKSRQQEKTPHNPLDSTCPSVKKGKQREVPKAKKPTPLKRVILREREERKQNRLLEERDPAREAAEAGEKETSTSENPSETSIADHDQDLHTDIDDNPELVGTEESESGQPGSPTHHKLDESISENGTLKSWNPNSNPSLPKIHSRKFRDYCNQVLRKDVDECVSSLLKELVRFQDRLYQKDPMKARMKRRLVMGLREVLKHLKLRKVKCVIISPNCERIQSKGGLDEALHTIIDTCRDQGVPFVFALSRKALGRCVNKAVPVSLVGIFNYDGAQDHYHKMIELSAEARKAYEVMIANLEAVSQEEQEEQEEVEPSGEPSGTEEPEYMKVWKKMLEKDYNHPFLNFEERFSSISISSEQLLDDHEGS, from the exons ATGGAGGATCATTTAAAAAG AGCTCCATATAAAAACAAGACATGCCAGTCGTCACCAGATGACTGGTTCAAGAGAAGGCAGAGATCAGTGGACAATCAGCATGACACAACCCCAAGGACACACATCAACAACAGCAGCTCTCAAACCAACAAGAGCGCTAGTCCCAAAACCCACCGTGGTCTCAACGATGGTTCAAACAAGCAAACTGGAAAG ATACTGAAGGACAACAGAGCTGAGCCTTCCTCTCAGGACAAAAGAATCAGCAGGAGATCAACAGACAGAG GTTACAGAGGGACCAAACCTTCCCCAAACCCCGCAGAGAGAGCCAAATCAGCCATTTCCTGTAGTAGCACATTTGAAATGAAACTTGCTGATTTCCCTGAATTAGGTGATATCCCACTGAGCAACCCTACAGTAGCGTCGCTGCACCAGGAAGCATGGGTCTGTGCTGGTTCAGTCATGCCAGCGGAGCATCAGAGTTCACCGGCACCCATCTGTAAG aatgtaCCAAAGCGAAGAACCAAGTCAGCACAGCAAGTCCCACCCAGTGGAAAGTGTGACATGTCCACAGCTGTCACAGCAG ATCAGGACAGTCTAGTATCCAGTCCCACTGGATCTTCTGCTCAGTCCTGGGCAAACGTTGCCTCTCAGCCTCCCAGAGTCATCCAGAAAAGCCTCAAAGCCAGCACACTGTCTGAG GAGGATTTAACTACACAGCCAGtagaacagaaaacagaaaagaagaagaggaagaaaaagaagaaatctaaaattgcatctgaaaacacagatGAGACCTTAGAGGAACATCAGATACAGCAGGAGCCTCCGAAGTTTGAG gaCGAAGAAGAGTTTCCAGACCTGTCACTTGCATTT GAACTGAAAGGACATTCAGTAGCACAAAAAGAGGGTTTGTCCTTACGCAAAGGCACTACATCCACTTCTGCGTCCAGTGACCCTAAGAAAACACAG CAGACTAGTCAGAAGAAGTCAAAGGTTCCTGTAAAGCTTGACCTTGGAAACATGCTGGCCGTTCTTGAGGAGAAGCAACAGTCTCAGAAGTCCAAACAAGACCAGCGACCACTAACACTTTCAG TTGGAGGAGCTCTCCCTGTAGTCCACAAAGAACCTACCGTTCCGAAAAAGTCGAGGCAGCAAGAGAAGACACCGCACAACCCGCTGGACTCCACCTGTCCGTCAGTGAAGAAGGGGAAACAGCGAGAAGTTCCCAAGGCCAAAAAACCAACACCGCTCAAAAGA GTCATTCTTCGGGAGAGAGAGGAAAGGAAACAGAACCGCCTGCTGGAGGAGAGAGACCCGGCCCGAGAGGCAGCCGAGGCTGGAGAAAAGGAAACTAGTACTAGTGAGAATCCTTCTGAAACCAGCATTGCTGACCATGACCAAGATCTTCACACAG ATATAGATGACAACCCTGAACTCGTTGGTACGGAGGAGTCCGAGAGTGGCCAGCCTGGTTCACCGACTCATCACAAGTTGGATGAAAGCATTTCAGAAAATGGAACACTAAAATCCTGGAATCCTAATTCCAATCCCAGTCTTCCTAAAATCCACAGCAGGAAGTTCAGAGA CTACTGCAACCAAGTGCTTAGGAAAGATGTAGATGAATGTGTGAGCAGCTTACTGAAGGAGCTGGTGAGGTTTCAGGATCGTCTTTATCAGAAAGACCCCATGAAGGCCAGGATGAAGCGCAGGCTGGTCATGGGCCTACGAGAGGTGCTGAAACACCTCAAACTCAGGAAGGTCAAGTGCGTAATCATCTCGCCCAACTGTGAACGCATTCAGTCCAAAG GCGGTCTAGACGAGGCTCTTCACACGATCATCGACACATGCCGGGATCAGGGCGTCCCGTTTGTGTTTGCCTTGTCAAGGAAGGCGCTGGGCCGCTGTGTTAATAAAGCTGTGCCTGTTAGCTTGGTGGGCATCTTTAACTATGATGGGGCACAG GACCACTATCACAAAATGATTGAGTTATCGGCTGAGGCCAGGAAGGCCTATGAGGTGATGATTGCAAATCTGGAGGCTGTATCACAGGAAGagcaggaggagcaggaggaggtgGAGCCGTCAGGAGAACCTTCTGGAACTGAAGAGCCCGAGTACA TGAAAGTCTGGAAGAAAATGCTCGAGAAAGATTACAACCACCCTTTCCTTAATTTTGAGGAGCGGTTTTCATCCATTTCTATTAGTTCAGAGCAGCTGCTGGATGACCATGAAGGAAGTTGA